The Vitis riparia cultivar Riparia Gloire de Montpellier isolate 1030 chromosome 10, EGFV_Vit.rip_1.0, whole genome shotgun sequence genome includes a region encoding these proteins:
- the LOC117923427 gene encoding pentatricopeptide repeat-containing protein At2g33760-like — translation METKHLQTTLSPSHSPAYQVLLRAGPRLKPLQQVHAHFIVSGSYRSRALLTKLLTLACTAGSILYTRQLFFSITNPDSFLFNALIKASSKFGFSRDAILFYRRMVADSIPQSNYTFTAVIKACADISALRIGRPIHSHVFVCGYDSDSFVQAALIAFYAKSGDVGEAKKVFDRMPERTVIAWNSMISGYDQNGFSKEAVGLFYRMREFGVEFDSATLVSVLSACSQLGALDLGCWVHDYIVNNNFDVNVVLGTSLINMYTRCGNVSKAREVFDEMNERNVVAWTAMISGYGMHGYGREAIELFRLMRIHGPPPNGITFVAVLSACAHAGLVHEGRKAFASMRQDYGLVPGVEHHVCMVDMLGRAGFLNEAFQYIKDLKQGEQAPALWTAMLGACKMHKNLDLGMQVAEHLLAAEPENPSHYVLLSNVYALAGRMELVEMVRNMMIRKGLKKQVGYSIIEVGLKSYLFSMGDRSHPETTEIYKYLDELMLRSKEAGYVPAPESVMHELEEEEREYALRYHSEKLAIAFGLMKTSHGMTIRIVKNLRMCEDCHSAIKFISHIANREIIVRDKLRFHHFKNGLCSCQDYW, via the coding sequence ATGGAAACCAAACACCTCCAGACCACACTGTCTCCGTCACACTCTCCAGCCTACCAAGTTCTGCTCCGTGCTGGCCCACGTCTCAAACCCCTCCAACAAGTCCACGCCCACTTCATTGTCTCCGGCTCGTATCGCAGCCGAGCCCTCCTCACAAAGCTCCTCACCTTGGCTTGCACCGCTGGTTCCATCCTCTACACTCGTCAGCTCTTCTTCTCCATTACTAATCCCGATTCTTTCCTCTTCAATGCTCTCATTAAAGCCTCCTCAAAGTTTGGCTTCTCTCGCGATGCTATCCTCTTCTACCGCCGCATGGTGGCAGATTCTATACCACAGTCGAATTACACGTTCACAGCAGTGATCAAGGCGTGTGCCGATATTTCGGCTTTGAGAATCGGTAGACCCATTCATTCCCATGTTTTCGTCTGTGGGTATGACTCGGATTCGTTTGTTCAGGCCGCTCTTATCGCTTTCTATGCAAAATCTGGTGATGTGGGTGAGGCTAAGAAAGTGTTTGACAGAATGCCGGAGAGAACAGTTATTGCCTGGAATTCGATGATTTCTGGTTATGACCAAAATGGGTTTTCTAAAGAAGCGGTCGGATTGTTTTATCGGATGCGGGAGTTTGGTGTAGAATTCGATTCAGCTACACTTGTAAGTGTATTGTCCGCTTGCTCGCAGTTGGGGGCTCTTGATTTAGGCTGTTGGGTGCATGATTACattgttaataacaattttGATGTGAACGTGGTCCTTGGCACTTCCTTGATTAATATGTATACTAGGTGCGGAAATGTGAGCAAAGCAAGGGAGGTTTTCGATGAGATGAATGAGCGAAATGTTGTTGCTTGGACGGCTATGATTTCCGGATATGGAATGCATGGTTATGGCCGAGAAGCCATCGAGCTTTTTCGCCTGATGAGAATTCATGGGCCACCTCCAAATGGCATCACATTTGTGGCTGTCCTGTCAGCTTGTGCTCACGCAGGGTTAGTCCATGAAGGGCGCAAGGCCTTTGCAAGCATGAGGCAAGACTACGGCCTGGTGCCCGGGGTGGAACATCATGTTTGCATGGTTGACATGCTTGGGCGTGCTGGATTTCTGAATGAAGCATTTCAATACATCAAAGATCTGAAACAGGGGGAGCAAGCACCTGCACTTTGGACTGCCATGCTTGGGGCCTGCAAGATGCACAAGAATTTAGACCTTGGAATGCAAGTTGCTGAGCATCTTTTAGCCGCTGAACCCGAAAATCCCAGCCATTATGTGTTGCTCTCAAATGTATATGCATTGGCTGGGCGAATGGAACTAGTGGAAATGGTTAGAAATATGATGATTCGAAAAGGCCTGAAGAAGCAAGTTGGCTATAGCATAATAGAGGTGGGTCTGAAGTCCTATTTGTTTAGCATGGGTGACAGGTCTCATCCAGAGACAACTGAAATCTACAAGTATTTAGATGAATTGATGTTGAGGAGCAAAGAGGCAGGTTATGTACCAGCCCCTGAGTCGGTGATGCATgagttggaagaagaagaaagggaatATGCCCTTAGATACCACAGCGAAAAGCTTGCAATAGCATTTGGGCTGATGAAAACTAGCCATGGGATGACTATAAGGATTGTGAAGAACCTTAGGATGTGTGAGGATTGTCATTCAGCTATTAAGTTCATCTCACATATTGCAAATAGAGAAATTATTGTTCGGGATAAGCTTCGATTTCACCATTTCAAAAATGGGTTATGCTCTTGCCAGGATTACTGGTGA